The sequence below is a genomic window from Plasmodium gaboni strain SY75 chromosome 10, whole genome shotgun sequence.
tatatatatttctctcttattttttgtccaattaatttttttagtattcttttttttctttttgttcTGAACGGTTCATgcacttttttttttttttttaatttaacATGTATGTACaaattgtttttttttttttttttttttttttttttttttttttttttttttttttttttttttttttttttttttttaattggCTAGttatcaatattataataaaatagaaaaaataggtatatatatgaatttaattctacaataaagaaatatatagaaaataatcAACAACATAAGTTTATgatctatatataatcattttgtttaattaaaaaattataaaagaagaatatatgtttcttcttaattaataataaacatcataaagatgaatatatatatatatatatatatatatatatatttatttatttatttatatatatatatcactTTGTATATNNNNNNNNNNNNNNNNNNNNNNNNNNNNNNNNNNNNNNNNNNNNNNNNNNNNNNNNNNNNNNNNNNNNNNNNNNNNNNNNNNNNNNNNNNNNNNNNNNNNNNNNNNNNNNNNNNNNNNNNNNNNNNNNNNNNNNNNNNNNNNNNNNNNNNNNNNNNNNNNNNNNNNNNNNNNNNNNNNNNNNNNNNNNNNNNNNNNNNNNNNNNNNNNNNNNNNNNNNNNNNNNNNNNNNNNNNNNNNNNNNNNNNNNNNNNNNNNNNNNNNNNNNNNNNNNNNNNNNNNNNNNNNNNNNNNNNNNNNNNtttttttttttttttttttttttttttttaatcttattttttatatgtatatatatattttttttttttataataatataatgtaCATTTCATGCATACGAATATAAAAGTGCAACATATTAATGTGTATACTtttccaaaaaaaaaaaaaaaaaaaaaaaagagagAGCATGTAGTCgtattattacatatatatacaatacatattaataaatgagcataatatataaatattacatatatatatatttattatatattatttctttaaaataaaaaaatatatacacatgcataaaaaaaaaaatatatatatatatttatataatactttTATGTATGcttttataaatatatatgctGAACGAACATTATTgcaaaaaataaaaaaaaaaaaaacaattacattatatatattatcattttaaaaaaatagcatcataaagatatatgttatataaaaagggctcacattatatatatatatatatatgttgtataattaaaaaaaggtattaaattattttcttatattaaaagggtacttcaaataaataataatttccACGTAAAGttaaaaagtatatattaatgtatACATTGAATAATCtctttataatttctttaaaaattcaatggaaatataataaaaaataaaaattaaaaacagcatcataaagatatatgttatataaaaagggctcacattatatatatatatatatatatatatatatatatatatatatgttgtataattaaaaatatatatatatatatatatatataacagtggttataataaacaatttatttttaaaaaagatttatatttttttattatgttatttttaagaAGGATAATAAAAACTGCTGATTTTAACGTAATAATgttaatttataaaaaaaaaaaaaaaaaaaaaaattgatattattttttttgtaacTTGTATAAAAGGTCTAATTTTTGattgataaaaaaaaaaaataaaaaaagaaaattaaaagttaccaaaaaaaaagtgcactatatatatatatatatatatatatatatatatatatatatatatatatatgagaTTCGCAGTATGTAGTTTTATTATCTTACTAACGCATTGGTGAAGTGtctattattataatatatatatatatatatattatatatatatatattaattatatttttgtattagTCAATAAACGAATATGCATGCACGCTCTTTAGagattttattttataaaagacCTTATCATctcatttaatatttaccaaagatattattaattatattaagaacaaaataaagtatttatattcatttatttttaatagtgcacacaaaaaaaaacttatcatatatataacgTTATTCcttaaaattttaaaattttcataaggtatataatatatatatatatatatatatataacattttaattatattatcagTGTATGCACATACATACTATAAGATTGTATGtttaatacatattataaaacCTTTACCttttaaattcttttttctttcttattaaaaaataactGAAGCAAAAATAGtctttattaaaaaaacaCAACAAAGGAACAAAGGTTGTTTAAAcatgttaaaaaaaaaaaaaaaaaaaaaaaaaggaaaatattatattatttttttttttttttttggttaAATAAACATAGAAACTAATTattctttaaatttttataatattatatttatttatataaacacaaatacatatatatatgtgatattataacatagtaaatttaaaaatatttaatatatataattttctatattaattccttttgttatttttttttccatattttatattattttttaattttatgaaaagaataaataaaaataaaatattcaaaatatatataatatatatatatatttatttatttattaataataatatttatgtaattGTTTTTAAAGTGAAATACAAAGTTcaatttaattaataatattgaaagGAGCATTTTAAGGGGTGATgagataatataatataatatataatatatataatatttcttcataaaaaaagaaagataattaaaaacataatataatatttaattatatcttatattttttatttatttgaatttataacatttaaGAATAACAAATTTATCAAAGTAcaaaaatcaaaatatgattaataaaaaatatatatttaaatatttcccttttatatattaaaaatattttacatataaaattaattatatgtaatattatattatatatatataatgtaatataatataatataaagagggccatataaaaatatatatatatatataataataatatagtaatattatatatatatatatatatatatatattatatgtgccattttgtatttattttcttgtGACCTCCCTCAATCTTAAAtcttaataaaaaaaaatatatatattatttattataattaatatatgtaatatttctttaacCCCATTTTATCtctattttttttgcaggtataaaaaaaatggaattATATAcgtaaaaataatattatatatatatatatatatatatatataaaatatgcatatcttttttttttttcttttttttttttatcattataaaaaataaaaaacataagagattttgaaaaaattgaaaaattaaaaaattttctataattacaactttttaaaaaaaaattaaaattttaaaaactGGTTTACTTCCatttgtaaaatatatattatatatatataatatatatatatataatatttataatttaataaatttaaaaaaatatatattttatatatatttatatatatatttattcttttattatttatatattcctattttaaatataaatattccatataagtttttttttaaaaaatggcaaaaaaatcaaaaaagAGTGCGGGAGATAATATTAACGCAAAATTACAACTTGTTATGAAATCTGGGAAATATCAATTCGGAAGAAAATCATGTTTAAAGGCTTTAAGAACAGGAAAAGgtatgttaaaaaaaaaaaaaaaaatgaagtataaatgaatatattatatacatatatatatgtatatgtaaatatatgtaatatttaaGCCTATATTTTTGGAccacatatatataatacatacatatatatatatttattgtgtatatattattatatgtttggttatatatttatcatttgtgtattttattttttaggCAAACTTGTTATTGTAAGTAGTAACTGCCCAGCTATTCAAAGAAGTGTAATTGAATATTACGCTATGCTTTCAAAATGTGGAGTTCATGATTATCATGGAGATAACAACGATCTAGGTACTGCATGTGGTAAATTATTTCGTATCAGTTGCTTAGTTATAACAGATGTTGGAGATTCTGATATCATCAAGACCaatgaataaattattatattatatatatatatatatatatatatatatatatatatatatatatatatatatgtaatattcTCAAAAGAATGGAAACACTcgaaataataaaatattaaatatatatgtataaataaatatttcatgttatttttttttttaaattaaaaatattatatatatatatatatatatttatatatttatgtatatgtattaatatttatataattcatttataaaaaatttatataacttatttataaactttgtgaattttttttttttttttttttttttttaataaacaaaatataagtgccctaaggaaaaaaaaacattattagaattattttaatttaaatgaaaaaaaaaaatatatacatatatatataatatatatatatgaaatgGATGTAACACCTAGGTGTATCACattaaaatgtattatttatagaatattcttataatatcTTCTTGTTTCtttaacaaaataaatagtattaatatagatctttttttttttaaatgtttGTAAAGCTTTGCAATATATGTCTACATTTGGATGTTCCATAATGTATACATAAAAAGTGTTATAGAATTGctcaaaaaaaaaaaaaaaaaaaaaataaaataaaataaaataaaatatatatatatatatatatatatatatatatatataattaaatcatttaatttatttattcacatattttttctttcattttGGACTCCACATTCCCAATCGAGTACCAAATAAAACTTTGAGATATTTCTGTCGATTGATTTTTATTCGCTGTTCGACCTTTTTcaatatttcatttattattaatatgacTACATTGAATATAACCATTAGGGTTATTAAAACGGTATCAGGATACTGACATAAGggaggaaaaaaaaaacatgttgtatatatgtaaatgtataaataaatatatatatatatatatatatatatatgtNNNNNNNNNNNNNNNNNNNNNNNNNNNNNNNNNNNNNNNNNNNNNNNNNNNNNNNNNNNNNNNNNNNNNNNNNNNNNNNNNNNNNNNNNNNNNNNNNNNNNNNNNNNNNNNNNNNNNNNNNNNNNNNNNNNNNNNNNNNNNNNNNNNNNNNNNNNNNtttatatatatatatgtttatgttatatctttattcatacaaaataatcacgtaaataatatatatatttgctgtctaattgttttttttttttttttttttttttttttttttttttttttttttttttatgtacAAGCTActaaatatttataaacacatatttttttattaccTGCTTCAAAAACTCCAGAGGAAGCATATATATTCTAAACAGCACGTATAGAAAACTTAAAACaagaaataaaaacaaacaCGAAAAATACGTCTTGGAATTTTGAACACAACTTAATTTGTAAAGTGGTTCAAATCTTAAAAGAAAAAcgataaaaaataaataatatatataaatatatatatatatatatatatatattaattcatatttatgtatgaacatatattttatttatgtttttgGCTAGACaaattatacataaattatgaacagttcagaatattttaatatatatatatattttttttttttttttttttttttttttacttatCGCTGTTTGATAGAGAGGaaacgaaaaaaaaaagcgaaaaataaaagaagaaaaaaatttgagATTGTTTAATCATTGTATCAACCATATTCACGTTGTccatattttcatttttaaagaaaCTGTAAATTAATAATTGGCACTTGTAAAAGGATCCAACTgaagaaaaacaaaagaggaacataaatacatatatatatatatatatatatatatatatatatatatatggataaCTTATAAGATAATACGTccaaataaaatacaatataagaatattcACTTATGCGcaaaatacaaaaatatatttattaatttttattttttcttaattacgtaaatatatattatcattgCAGTAGTAATTTATGTCTTTCAAGAAAGTTATTTTCAAATCATGAGTCATATTATAAGTATTAAAGGATCCcgaaattatataatttctgacaaaatttttgtttatcAGTTGTAAGTAATAGCACGATAGGATGATGGAGAAAACGAGCATGGGGATCCattttatcaaaaaaaaaatctgaccaaaattaaaaaggtaatataaaaaaaaaatatatatataaataaataaatatacatatatatatatatttaaatcTTTTATGACAATACCATCTTTTTTGTTAAGAACTGTTTTGATATAACTTTGTCTGGTATGTCGTTCATAATGGTTGagttattattatttcgCAACAAACATATCGATAGCATGGGTATGattaacaaaataaataaaagataatcAACAACCTAAcgataaaaatataaatatatatatatataaatttatatatattttattttattttattttgttttttttatttaccGATATGAATGGAGGTAGGAAAAAGattgatattataaatactaaaaaagataaatatgaatagtaaaagtaaaaaaaaaatatcattaaagacacattttttttgtgaaTTCTTGAACTCTTTAATAACTTATAAACCAATTCCATCACATTTTGAGATAAATctgaaaaaataaaataatattaaatggtatcatgttttttttttttgtttaacatatatatatatatatatttatgtatattattttttatatttctaGAACATACCCAAACTGTTTTTCTCAATAATTAAGTTGCATGGGAAACTATTTATAAAAGATGAGTATAACATCAAGGGGTTGTTTTTTGatgaattattttcaaaagggtttgttttttcttttttgcCATAACAATCTCTATATAGTTGAAATGTATAcatgtataaataaaaatatatatatatatatatatatatatatatatatatgtatatgtgAATAAATGTTTGCTATCTTAgtatttcattttattttatttatatgtttatacttgcaaatattattaaaaggTAATAATACAGATATTGAATAATTACACAAATTGTAAAGTTCAAAGTTACTACAGTTCAAACTATTTCCTACACatgttattatttcattGTTTTCCTAATAGgggaaaaaataaataaataaataaatataaatatatataaatatatatatatatatatatatatatatatatatatatatatatatatatttatatatatgcataatcatttatatgtgGATCAATATGTTAACATTATGGacattaatataattcctatcatatcaatatttaattcttcatACCAACAAAATCTTTATCATCTCAGCTGTGTTAAACTGATTGCACCCTGAGTAAGACGAAACACGCAACGGAATATCATCAACctaatataataaaaaaaaaaatatatatatatatttatttatatttatattcatctttatttatttatttatttatttatatttattta
It includes:
- a CDS encoding putative 60S ribosomal protein L30e — its product is MAKKSKKSAGDNINAKLQLVMKSGKYQFGRKSCLKALRTGKGKLVIVSSNCPAIQRSVIEYYAMLSKCGVHDYHGDNNDLGTACGKLFRISCLVITDVGDSDIIKTNE